The window AAACTAGCATTTGacgggagctgtcatacattttataTTTGGGAAAATTGGCTAATATCTTAaacatgtttaaatttttttagaatcaactcatttggattcaactggggtttcttaactcatctgaattgacgggtagatatGAAAGTATCTATAAGATACAGTTATTGACAGATCATTTTGacgggagctgtcatacattGTAGGTTTGAAtaaatgagctaatatctcaaataggtttgataaattttattctctaactatgtttaatttcttaattaaaattatatatttttaaactcataactcatattttttatattataataatatgcattaaatgtagaaacttttaagcatttAACGGGACCTTTTATATTTGGGAAAGTGGGCTAATATTTTAAATAGGtctaaatttttttagaattaactcatttggattcaactgggttcttaactcatctgaattgacgggtagatgtgaaagtATCTACGAGATACAGTTATTGACAGATCATTTTAATGtatatattttaactatttcttttgttactgttttataaaattgaagttataaaaataattgacgggtagatgtgaacgtatctatgagataccagttattgattgatcattttaatgtctatcttttaactatttcttttgttactgttttataaaattgaagttataaaaataattgtacgttttattataaatatgaagttggtacatcttattaatatataattgaaattacgtgaatatttatgaacgacataataagttatattatgtttgatattcctaacacatgaattaaaatttgataaatgattataagttataaatatattaatgttactcattctttatatatatatatatatatatatatatatatatatatatatatatatatatatatatatatatatatatatatgttacacactttatttatttattttccaaagttttgataaatataaatcttattttatgcattttactaTGCAGGTATATGATGCAGGCTTTGTTACTGATTGGTTCAGATAATTTAAGAATATAGCATTTGAAGATTGTACCATctatatgttttattgttttatttaaagagCTAAAAGTTTAGATGTATTATTAGCACTCTATTAAGTTTTTGGGATTAACATGACTAAGTTTGAGttgcattttggttaaatatatatgtttgatatatataaaGAAACTTTTTAAGTTTAGATGTATTATTAGCACTCTATTAATTTTTTGGGATTAACATGACTAAGTTTGAGttgcattttggttaaatatatatgtttgatatatataaaGGAACTTTTTAAGTCATAATTAGGTACATGTAATGTGAAGTCCCgccagacccgtgcgatagcacgagtTTCCTACTAGTTTAATGATTGAAAATCGAATTGGTTaatttatatagtttttttttataagaaaatcttAAAAAGTGTTAATATGATCCAAATGAATTAAATTTCAATTCATTTAAAGTAATAGATTAGATTGATTCATCTATATTTGTAATTTATATCTTTAATAAAATTAGCTCACATTCtattttaagaaacaaattacttgatttattatttttttaaaataataaaaaccagttaaaaataattttatagatgatacattttttaataattaatctatAAATAAGTATTATTATACTatcaaaattgaaaaattaatatataaaaaaaatcatttgtaatataattataaagatattcgttttttttttgtattttgaaaataaaaataatataattatacccaaataaaaatattaacatattAAATCACACagtattaatattatatatatgaacTATTATCATtagtataattttatataaattattgaaAGACAATACTATTATAAAACTTTTATTTcaattatcattattttcaaaaggaatcaaataatttaattaaatattaacatttaTGATAATTGTATAGttatattaattttcttttacaaAAGCTAAATATTTTTCAATCTATTGTCCTTATTTTAAAAGATAACAAATCtaatattttgttatttaaaatatatcataaattaatttttggtaaaaattatataaataagactttagaaaaagaaatcaatctatatatttttcataaaaattactaaaataattatatttaattttattaatcattcattttgaaaataataataactgAAAGAAAGGTGTTTTATAAatagtattttctttattttagaaTTAATATATAAACTAGATTAAATATACCTAGATTACTAtgcttatattattatttttattcatatataattatattcattgttatttataaaatataattaaattatattagcagtaatattttttgtattaacacataattatttttgatgtttggatattatgaaaatatttgtcatgatatttattattaaataaaatatattttttataaaattatttcaatcGATTATCACTATTTTCAAAAGacaacaaattaaatattttgtttctttaaatATAAGGTGAATTAGTTTTGAgagattatataaattataaataaaaagacTATTGAAGGAGAAATCAATCTAATATAttagttttaataaattaaaatataatagtaaggtttattatttttatttttcataataataataataataataataataatgaagtgTTATCAGCTGAATCGGCCCCAAATAACATAACCCAAGATTATTTGAATGAAATAATTTGGATTATCAACttaatttttcaatttaattaaaaaaattgaatttgatgGATGTTATCTTTTGAAGGAAAATTTGATCGTTTGTATAATCCTACATGACTAAAGAAACTAGTGTATATAAATGCGCGTACAAAAATAtctcaatttataaaaataaaaaaaaatctaaaattataaaagaaaaaaaacatattcGAATTTATTCTATAAATACTGTAAACCTTAAAACTCTAAATATTGAAACATAATAGGATATCATAGAGTTTTTATAGAACAAGCGAAAACATTAGTATTTTAAGTATAaagttattatattaattttaaaaatcaaataattgtttAGTATACTTTTCTTACCTTTTAAAGAAGATATACCCATAAGTCAATtacaataataaatatataaattgtatataataaaataaatattcacaTGTGTAAATTCAGTGATTCTTGAATTATATAGTTGAAAATTCAGATACGATTCATAAGATAATAAATGAGAATTTTAATAGTCATCTAACAACCAACTCAGAAACTTCTGATCTGCTGGAAGGAAGGAGATGTCCattgatatatatatttaaaaaaaaaacatatattctTGTAAAAAAACATTACTTACATATAAAGtacattattataaaatattagtaTATATTATTACAAAAAAGTACTATGTTGTTAACATATGTGTGGCTGAATGCTAATAACAAATGTTTGTCGCAATAACAAAGCGCAGTTGTTCACAGTGACATTCACGCGCCAACGACTTAAGCTGTTTCTCTTACATAAAAATTGACTCTATCAAAGTCTTCACATTCACAACAGAGACTGACTCACTCACACTTCGACCGGATTAAATAGGGCCTATTTTGACTCCATCTCCTTCTACCCATAATCACCAATTTCCCAAAAATGCTTACTTAAGCTGAATCACTGCAAAATAGCTTTTGGGGTTTTCACGTTCAAGCTCTCATCAATCAGGTTTTACTCTTTACACTTTCTGGGTTTGCTTTctcttgttaatttttttttcttattttgatcATTTGATGGATAGTTATTCTGTAGGTTTTTGTTACTTACGCTGTTTTGTCTTGTTCTGTCATATTGATGTCTATTGCAAAAAAAACTAACTGATTAcaattaaaaatactaatttttccaattttattttcttaatgcaATAGTTAAATAAAATCTTAATTACCGGTTAattttgaagtttgaatagatgCACCGGTGCATGTAGAGGCAGAATCAAATTCTATGGCATGAAAAGGCTTAAGATAAGTCAAATACATCATTCTAGATTTGGTGCCGGCCATATAAGAACAAAGATATTTCTTATGATGCATTGAGTTCCATTTGGCTTTGTCACTAGCATACATACAGTTTTTGTCTTTCAATTTTCTTTTGTTCTAAACACTCGGGTTGGTTGGTCGGTAAGTTAAGTCTGGCTAATGATTGTTCGAAAGTGAAACGACTTGTTTATGTACTGATTTATATTTTCCCTTTTGAAGTTTTGAGCTGAATTAGAATATTTTTAGAATTGCTTGATGGTTATTAGACTAAGATAGTGATGTTTTTCTGTTTTCAGaataataaaagaaacatgaatcGATTTGATAAAGACGAAGTTCCGATTCTGTTAGAATCACGTGCACAACGATCTGATGAACCTGTGGAGTCTAATTTACGAAGGAACATATCAAGGACACGAAGTGCTTCAATCTCTATTTCTATGGCTGCgtcggatccatatgagagacAACCATATCTTGTTGGACATACTGGTCCGCTTCGTTCTGCAAGGAAAACTCCGGTCAGCCAAATGAGTGGACCACTATATCCTACTCCTGCAACTGGTAATCCTTTTCAGAATAGTATAGTAGTGGCGGGAAACAGAGTAGGAGAGAACAAAACAGAGAAGTTTGATGACAATGATGAAAATCATTGGAATAATAAATACGACAGAAAAAATGAACATTTAGTGAGGTCTGGACAACTCGGAATGTGTAATGATCCTTATTGTACTACTTGCCCTACTTACTTCAAAGTTGCTCAGAAAAGAAAACCACGAGCTTCCACTATATTTGATCCTAAGGTATCTTTCTTCCTAAAATAATAGACTATTAGATTATTATTTCTTTGTAAATTTAAAGAAAACATTGACTTCTAGATTTCTGCGAGGATGGTTTTTTCatcttttaaaaatatagttataTTTCATTGAATTTATGTGTTTCCTATGTAGCtaataacttttatatatatagttCATGCTTGCTGTTACTTTCCCATGACCAATCAAAAATTTGTTCTTGTTTTGAATATTTGCAGTTCCACAATAGTCTTTATGGCGATGCCAAAGGTTTTGGAAGAAAActtttttctttctgcttttcaTGCATTCCTGGAGTTATGAACCCTCACACTAAAGTTGTACAACAATGGAACaaatttttggccatattttgctTGGTTGCAATTTTTGTTGATCCGTTATTTTTCTTCTTAATCTATGTGAGCGAGGTATGATTATTTTCCTTTGGTTTAATTATAGTATCTTCCAATATCATTTACTCTACTCTTTTCCCTTGCTtcaaaaaaattagaaacttcaccttttttcattcattttctgTAGGAAACTAAATGTATTAAGATCAACTGGACAATGGCAACAACACTCGTTGTACTTAGAAGCATAACTGATCTGGTGTATTTATTGAACATTCTTCTCCAAGTAATTTCTCTGTAATCATCTTTTCGGATTTAATTTGTGCTAATCGATCTATTCTTAGAATAGTGctatattatttcaaaaataataacaatcaaaggtttttattttttgtgtacGGAGAGGTTGACTTTGTCTTTTGAGAATCGTATATATCTAATGATAGaccatttaaatataaatatctcTAATAAACATCTTATAATTTTCATGAGTCTCCCTTTactttatatgaagaaaaaaaggaCACTTGTCCTAAATCTTAAACATGGTTGTAAGTCTATGTCTAGTTTAATGTGTTTCCATGATAAGATTAAATAACTCTACTAAGTTGCTTCTTTGCAGTTTAGGTTGGCTTATGTTTCTCCCGAGTCTAGGGTGGTTGGTGCTGGAGATTTAATTGACCATCCGACGAAAATCGCTCTTCATTACTTTAAGGGTTATTTTTTCTTCGACTTATTTGTTGTATCACCTCTTCCTCAGGTATATATATATTCCCTTGTATCCATACTCTTGAATTCCTCTGACACATGTGATTACATTCAGTTACTTTTTGTGCAAATTACCTCAGTTTTGGGTCGATTTCTTAATAAATAGTATGTGGACTTCAAAATGTTCTTGAAAACATGCATATGATGCATATGACAAGGAAGAAAAGAGATTTTAACCTGTGAAAAGACATTGGTTTTGTGATTAACTCATCAAAATCTTTGTCATAATACCTGATGTGAAATACTCGCAGGTAATGATATTGTTTATCCTACCAGATTCCTTGGGGTCATCAGgagcaaattattttaaaaatcttcTACGTCTAGCGATTCTTGTACAATATATTCCCCGATTGTTCAGATTTCTGCCTCTGCTAATTGGCCAGTCTCCAACCGGATTCATCTTTGAGTCTGCATGGGCAAATTTCATTTTAaatcttctcatttttatgctatCAGGCCATGTTGTTGGGTCATGCTGGTACCTCTTTGGTCTACAGGTGAGTTAAAATGACATTTGAAGAttcatttttagaaaatataaattttctTCCTCAGATAAAATTCATGCTTTGCTTTAAATTCTCACCTTGCatggaaaaaggaaaaaaaaaaaatacaacctTGTATCTTTGCATaatgaaaggaaaaaaaacagAACAAATATTTATCGATTCACTTGAAtgcttataatttataattttacctAAGATCTGTTTGGATAGACttatttagtttatatataaatatatcaatTCTCAGAATATTTGGAAGAGCCTATAGAAACAATTTATACATGCATATGTTGCTTTGAgcttataaataaaaacaacttaTCTAATTATCTCTCTTCTTCCAGAGGGTTAACCAATGTTTGCGAGATGCCTGCCATCTTGCTAAGCTATCTGGATGCatggatttgattgattgtaattCTAAGGCGGAGAGTTTATCAACTAAATGGTCTAATGATACGGGTGCCAAAGCTTGTTTGAATTCCTCATCTGATGCATTTCCTTATGGAATTTATGCCAGTGCTGTACCACTTACAATAGAAACCAGGGTGATCAACAAATATGTGTATGCACTGTTTTGGGGATTCCAGGTATGcattttgttcttttattttcttctcttagttgtaattatatatattttgtcCTACAATATTGATGTGTGAAGATTCAAATGGGCTTAATAAAATGTTCCTTCATTAAAGATAAACGACTTAATAACATATCTTCTTAATTAAATAGCTTAATAAAAAAACGATGAAGATAAACGCTGTAATTTGCTATGAAAACTTTTGTGCAAAAGTTAAAATTGATGTCTCGTAACCAATTATAGTTGATGATAGAAAAAATAAGGTTTTAAAAGTAAGAGCCGTGTTATTTTGATACAAAATGGAATGGAACaacaaaatccaaaaacaatttggATGCTTAATGCAATTCAAATATATGGTTGATTATGTTTAGTaggtgttctggactgggccaaggttaggcctaatatgattttcggcccaataaacctcagaggcccacgttcctctaCGACCCTCCTACGCACCTAGGATGCCCACCTTAGACATGCTCGGCTGCCCTATATCCCCGGAGCATATGGCACCCGACATGCTCGGCACTAACGACCCCGCAaacaccttcgttgccgaggactctgctccacgcagggttccttcatattcaaccctccgaacaactcggattccacgtggcacttgaaagaccgcgtctccctggaacttcggagcggttaaccaggacagagggcatacacgcacctccgatatttccgctcaggaaacctggcagtctcctagttggacttggggatccaacccaatagcgagatcatggcccagcgctgggggctatatataccctctttgattagagggtcaggtattcaattcttactcactcttagctagtacttgcgctcctttgctcgtcaacttactttggcattggagtaccttgcaggtacacccccctctcacttcacgaagacccagcatccgagcaggccttgacgactcttctgatcaggtacgatcagtggcgccgtctgtgggaaacaagctcccccttctttaaaaaaaaaaaaacaaagatcaaagctaatccatcCTTCGATCGTCATGgccggcaacaacaacaacaccgtcCTCGTCCCGACCCCCGATCCTTTCCGTCTCACGAAAATGATCGAGGAATCCAACTCGGTTCTGCATCGACGGGGAGGACGACGGCGCTCTGCTGAAGGGAATGGGAGGTCAGGTCATGAGACCCCCCAATCCATCAGAAGACCACCGCCTCAGCACGTCGAGCAGGCTCAGAATGACGAGGTCGAGCAGCTCCAACCTCAGAACAACGGAGAGGAAACAGCTCGGAACGATCGGAACGCCGAGTTGATCCCAACCCAGCCTGAACAACCGCTGACTCGCGTCCAACACGAGACTGACCACAGGGACGGGCAGACTGCCTCCTCCTCCACCCGTTCCCTTGAGAGACCGAGAACTCACCATCGGCAAACTCGGGATGCTACAGATGCCCGTGGGGAAACCGACCCCTCAACCCTCGTCATCCTCAAAGAGCTGCAGCGGACCAACCGCCTCATCCGACTCCAGGGCGAACGGATTGAAAAACTGGAGAAGAGGCATCGTCACCGCTCTCCCCCGCGGAGGCACCGTCGATCGC is drawn from Vicia villosa cultivar HV-30 ecotype Madison, WI unplaced genomic scaffold, Vvil1.0 ctg.000441F_1_1, whole genome shotgun sequence and contains these coding sequences:
- the LOC131628287 gene encoding probable cyclic nucleotide-gated ion channel 20, chloroplastic encodes the protein MNRFDKDEVPILLESRAQRSDEPVESNLRRNISRTRSASISISMAASDPYERQPYLVGHTGPLRSARKTPVSQMSGPLYPTPATGNPFQNSIVVAGNRVGENKTEKFDDNDENHWNNKYDRKNEHLVRSGQLGMCNDPYCTTCPTYFKVAQKRKPRASTIFDPKFHNSLYGDAKGFGRKLFSFCFSCIPGVMNPHTKVVQQWNKFLAIFCLVAIFVDPLFFFLIYVSEETKCIKINWTMATTLVVLRSITDLVYLLNILLQFRLAYVSPESRVVGAGDLIDHPTKIALHYFKGYFFFDLFVVSPLPQVMILFILPDSLGSSGANYFKNLLRLAILVQYIPRLFRFLPLLIGQSPTGFIFESAWANFILNLLIFMLSGHVVGSCWYLFGLQRVNQCLRDACHLAKLSGCMDLIDCNSKAESLSTKWSNDTGAKACLNSSSDAFPYGIYASAVPLTIETRVINKYVYALFWGFQQISTLAGNQTPSYFVWEVLFTMSIIGLGLLLFALLIGNIQNFLQALGRRRLEMQLRGRDVEQWMSHRRLPEDLKRRVRQAERYSWAATRGVPEKMVLENLPEDLVTDIRRHLFKFVNKVRIFSLMDEDEPILDAIRERLVQTTYIKGSKILSQGGLVQKMVFIVRGKLESIGEDGIPVPLTEGDACGEELLRWYLEQSSESKEGKKVKFHGQGLTSDRTVRCLTNVEAFSLRSKDIEEVTTLFARFLRSPRVQGVIRYESPYWRSLAANRIQVAWRYRKKRLSRANTTH